A stretch of Kaistella flava (ex Peng et al. 2021) DNA encodes these proteins:
- a CDS encoding integrase core domain-containing protein encodes MPKEGKITNGPEFIAEKMKDYCRKENIELGFIQPGKPTQNSLIERFNRTFRTEFLSVYLFENIRQMRNYAEIWMWMYNNERPHSALQYLTPRDFLLKYGKLNQNNANEFPTFQQNFNNDNNKILTKNSTFECA; translated from the coding sequence GTGCCTAAAGAGGGGAAGATTACAAACGGACCGGAATTTATTGCAGAAAAAATGAAAGATTATTGCCGCAAAGAGAATATCGAACTGGGCTTCATTCAACCAGGGAAACCTACACAAAACTCATTGATTGAGAGGTTTAACAGAACGTTCCGGACAGAGTTTTTAAGTGTTTACCTCTTTGAGAACATCAGACAAATGAGAAATTATGCAGAAATATGGATGTGGATGTACAATAATGAGAGACCGCATAGTGCGTTACAATACCTTACACCACGGGATTTTTTATTGAAATATGGAAAACTCAATCAAAATAACGCAAATGAGTTTCCCACATTCCAACAAAATTTCAACAACGACAACAATAAAATATTAACAAAAAACTCTACTTTTGAGTGTGCCTAA
- a CDS encoding ATP-binding protein, with amino-acid sequence MNKDWLILVQKFDVESARIKFENICEGLFRKLNPTKTVRTVRVNHGDGGIDVFVGEIGEEPIDVIQCKFFVNGIEESQQNQIRESFKKAIGSNEFETKSWTLCIVNILDLQQNKWWSSWKKKNEENYQLPSNFISLKDGNAIIDLIKEHNLYNTSFELEDSLKIDEIHQKLVRENSQIDIGSILKSTSYALLQVRNYIEDKTNAHIVRSEVTSIYNWIIQDLPSNQKNVLILKGEKGLGKSAILKDLYEKLSIEKYNVLGLKADKFYCKSIVELETKLFDNLLSFDKLIKETVGKREKLIVIIDQIDAMSLTLSSSREYIETYNKLISKLQTYQNVRIIISSRSYDLKYDSELSIYNSDSYKKILVNLFSEEEVKSILTTFNIKHPSQKVLHLLKTPNHLDIFCRIYDSNSKREIDSISTLKDLYDHLWKKYISPRKEFKLKELIYKIVQRMYQEQRISVGNIYEDDYFSEIGYLSSNSILIEYDKEIQFFHQTFYEYAFAKHFVDNDRNLESYIIENEQSLYVRSITKMIVEYLRESDIQKYINTIKNILISDKYRFHIKSLIISLLGGIKNPCELEKKFALEVLFENDDYENVFISSIHSFGWVNFFISENIPSNYFSKTKIGTETEEEYKFRKKKYSDYNWSVFVNNINESPTKLIDHLELLNFENKEFFIPNLLFYINDWSDADLIPYFEKYIPFQKESEGKRDNHYFYEVLRKIFPHNKEFAYGMLGTAVADFYDKFEFNYRFEHSLNEIVKDFCKTAPLESFKYLFSIYKEIVDKTKTPYLYYGKIESPLYKSSKINDKDTHQIYSGKRGLEDYLEVFILNSNTTFFLEFYQNYKNSDDTLLLKMIIKKLDFNYSFYRNEILELIEILTYKNIFGGSDDDLQLQLRILISNVYKLLEKEQREFIDNILLDLRTTYDYWIWKDENGKRRISLNEFGKKKYLFIKALPFDELIKNKLLFKTYKELNRKFGDLNPKIATDTSGATWSSVSPPLSESACRKMTLKHWKKSMIKYNENYKSDRWAFGNIEEHSKVFQNIVKENPSKFYEFIEGLFNDKQISEKYILRGVGGLIDGNYNPNKVKKLFKQLITLDIINSYYGSIVNHYIGYFIENKNIDKDIVLYLSDLALNYPTKDKEHNPNYPLHDAVNSVVGSALSELIHCFYNKEFEEIIFSTIEKLIEKPCCNDSVKIMILNDLVHLNRLNIISAFKIFSKLTDTSDSKILKHSINPSQYFNNRFHDEMDCYFERVFECPEIYKQNYVLISSWILGLDNEKKWYNKFIEKGKDAKLCAIDVAENFLIDEDTGVINVKALEILSEFLSETDKEFAGEYSCVILRKFKPENFQYFFPFLNEYSKTVLCRKDPRYFLQYLSTCSKNYPEKCLELLEKIDFRDKPDIQDSGHYDKEPIQLILAIYSKLVSEVIKNKTLINQSLDIFDGMLKHRHLRNNANQAIETIQ; translated from the coding sequence ATGAATAAAGACTGGTTAATTTTAGTACAAAAATTTGACGTTGAAAGTGCTAGAATAAAATTCGAAAACATCTGTGAAGGATTATTTAGAAAATTAAATCCTACAAAAACGGTAAGAACTGTAAGAGTTAATCACGGCGATGGAGGGATTGATGTTTTTGTTGGAGAGATAGGAGAAGAACCTATTGATGTAATTCAATGTAAGTTTTTTGTTAACGGTATTGAAGAATCTCAACAAAATCAAATTAGAGAATCATTTAAAAAAGCAATTGGATCTAACGAATTTGAAACTAAAAGTTGGACTTTATGCATTGTAAATATTTTAGACTTACAACAAAATAAATGGTGGAGTTCTTGGAAAAAAAAGAATGAAGAAAACTACCAGCTACCGAGCAACTTTATTTCTTTAAAAGATGGTAACGCGATAATTGATTTAATAAAAGAGCATAATCTATATAATACGTCTTTTGAATTAGAAGATAGTCTAAAGATCGATGAAATTCATCAGAAATTAGTTAGAGAAAATTCACAAATTGATATTGGAAGCATTCTAAAAAGTACTTCCTACGCATTATTGCAAGTTAGAAATTACATTGAAGATAAGACCAATGCTCATATTGTAAGAAGTGAAGTTACATCTATATATAATTGGATAATTCAAGATCTACCATCAAATCAAAAAAATGTTTTGATTTTAAAAGGAGAAAAAGGATTGGGAAAATCTGCCATATTAAAAGATTTATATGAGAAGCTTAGCATAGAAAAGTATAATGTTTTAGGGCTAAAAGCAGACAAGTTCTATTGTAAATCAATTGTTGAACTTGAAACTAAGTTATTTGATAATTTACTTTCATTTGACAAGTTAATTAAAGAAACTGTAGGAAAAAGAGAAAAGCTAATTGTTATAATTGACCAAATTGATGCTATGTCTCTTACACTTTCTTCGAGTAGAGAATATATTGAAACTTATAATAAACTTATTTCGAAGTTGCAAACCTATCAAAATGTTAGAATTATAATTTCTTCCAGATCATATGATTTAAAATATGATTCTGAATTAAGTATTTACAATTCTGACAGCTATAAAAAAATATTAGTCAATCTTTTTTCAGAGGAAGAAGTTAAAAGTATTCTTACAACTTTTAATATAAAACATCCCTCACAAAAAGTTTTACATCTACTAAAAACTCCTAATCATTTAGATATTTTTTGTAGAATATATGATAGTAATTCAAAGCGTGAAATTGATTCAATTTCTACATTAAAAGATTTATATGATCATTTATGGAAAAAATATATCTCTCCACGGAAAGAATTTAAACTAAAGGAACTAATATATAAGATAGTTCAGAGGATGTATCAAGAACAGAGAATTTCTGTAGGAAACATCTACGAAGATGATTATTTTTCTGAAATAGGTTATTTGAGTTCAAATAGTATCTTAATTGAATATGATAAAGAAATTCAATTCTTTCATCAAACATTTTATGAATATGCATTCGCAAAACACTTTGTTGATAATGATAGGAATCTTGAATCTTACATTATTGAAAATGAACAAAGCTTGTATGTTAGGTCAATCACTAAAATGATTGTTGAATATTTAAGAGAGTCTGATATTCAGAAGTATATTAATACAATTAAAAATATTTTAATATCAGATAAATATAGATTTCATATAAAATCATTAATAATTAGTCTACTAGGTGGAATTAAGAATCCTTGTGAATTAGAAAAAAAGTTTGCTCTTGAGGTTTTGTTTGAAAATGATGACTATGAGAATGTATTTATAAGTTCTATTCATTCATTTGGATGGGTTAACTTTTTTATTTCTGAAAACATTCCGTCAAACTATTTTAGTAAAACAAAGATAGGTACCGAGACTGAAGAGGAATATAAATTTAGAAAGAAGAAATATTCAGATTACAATTGGAGTGTATTTGTAAATAACATAAATGAAAGCCCTACAAAACTCATTGACCATCTTGAGTTACTAAACTTTGAAAATAAAGAATTTTTTATTCCAAATTTACTTTTCTATATTAATGATTGGAGTGACGCTGACCTTATACCTTATTTTGAAAAATACATTCCTTTTCAAAAGGAATCAGAAGGAAAAAGAGATAATCATTATTTTTATGAAGTTCTTAGAAAAATATTTCCACATAATAAGGAATTTGCTTATGGAATGTTAGGAACTGCTGTTGCTGATTTCTATGATAAGTTTGAATTCAATTATAGATTTGAGCATTCTTTAAATGAAATTGTCAAAGATTTTTGTAAAACTGCTCCATTAGAATCTTTTAAATATTTGTTCTCTATCTATAAAGAGATAGTTGATAAAACAAAAACACCATATTTATATTATGGAAAAATTGAATCTCCACTTTATAAAAGTTCAAAAATAAATGATAAAGACACTCATCAAATTTATTCTGGAAAACGTGGATTAGAGGATTATTTGGAAGTATTTATTCTAAATAGTAACACAACCTTTTTCTTAGAATTTTATCAGAATTATAAAAATTCCGATGATACTCTATTACTAAAAATGATTATAAAAAAATTAGATTTTAACTATTCCTTTTATAGGAATGAAATTCTTGAATTGATTGAAATCCTTACTTATAAAAATATATTTGGAGGTAGTGATGATGATTTGCAACTTCAACTCAGAATTTTAATTAGTAATGTTTATAAATTATTAGAAAAAGAACAAAGAGAATTCATTGATAATATCTTATTGGATCTTAGAACTACATATGATTATTGGATTTGGAAAGATGAAAATGGAAAAAGAAGAATCAGTTTAAACGAGTTTGGAAAAAAGAAATATCTCTTTATAAAAGCACTTCCTTTTGATGAACTAATAAAAAACAAATTACTCTTCAAAACATACAAAGAGCTTAATAGAAAATTTGGAGATCTAAATCCTAAAATAGCTACTGATACTTCTGGAGCTACATGGTCTTCTGTAAGTCCTCCTCTATCAGAATCAGCTTGTAGAAAAATGACTTTGAAACATTGGAAGAAAAGTATGATTAAGTACAATGAAAATTATAAGTCAGATAGATGGGCATTCGGTAATATTGAAGAGCATTCAAAAGTGTTTCAAAATATCGTTAAAGAGAATCCAAGTAAATTTTACGAATTCATAGAAGGTTTATTTAATGATAAACAAATTTCAGAAAAATATATTTTAAGAGGAGTAGGAGGATTAATTGATGGAAATTATAATCCTAATAAAGTTAAGAAACTATTCAAACAATTAATTACCCTTGATATTATTAATAGTTATTATGGAAGTATTGTTAACCATTATATTGGGTACTTTATTGAAAATAAGAATATCGACAAGGACATTGTTCTTTATTTAAGTGATTTAGCTCTTAATTACCCTACTAAAGACAAAGAACACAATCCTAATTATCCATTACATGATGCAGTAAATTCAGTTGTAGGTTCTGCTTTGAGTGAATTAATTCATTGTTTTTATAATAAAGAGTTTGAAGAGATCATTTTTTCAACAATTGAAAAGTTGATTGAAAAACCATGCTGTAATGATTCTGTAAAAATCATGATTCTTAATGACTTAGTACATCTTAATCGTTTAAACATTATAAGTGCTTTTAAGATTTTCAGTAAGCTAACTGATACCTCAGATTCTAAAATTTTAAAACATTCTATTAATCCTTCTCAGTATTTTAATAATAGATTTCATGATGAAATGGATTGTTATTTTGAAAGGGTTTTTGAATGTCCTGAAATATACAAGCAAAATTATGTATTGATTTCTAGCTGGATTTTAGGCTTAGATAATGAAAAAAAATGGTACAATAAATTTATCGAAAAAGGTAAAGATGCAAAACTATGTGCAATAGATGTTGCTGAAAATTTCCTGATAGATGAAGATACTGGAGTAATAAATGTAAAAGCACTCGAAATACTTTCAGAGTTTTTATCAGAAACTGATAAAGAATTTGCAGGAGAATATTCTTGTGTGATTCTAAGAAAATTTAAACCCGAAAATTTTCAATATTTTTTCCCATTCCTTAATGAATACTCAAAAACAGTATTATGTAGAAAAGACCCAAGATACTTTTTACAATACCTTTCAACATGTTCAAAAAATTATCCAGAAAAATGCTTAGAATTACTTGAAAAAATAGATTTTAGAGACAAACCTGATATTCAAGATAGTGGTCATTATGACAAAGAACCAATCCAATTAATCCTTGCAATCTATAGTAAATTAGTTTCAGAAGTAATTAAAAATAAAACTTTAATTAATCAATCTTTGGATATTTTTGATGGTATGTTAAAACATAGACATTTAAGAAATAATGCTAATCAAGCGATTGAAACAATACAATAG
- a CDS encoding UvrD-helicase domain-containing protein, with protein sequence MEINPDDIRKAEEVLIDGDQFDEERKKFINCMNTLDLLAVPGSGKTTALLAKLYCIAQQMPLENDAGILVLAHTNHAIEEIEKVLKPICPQLFSYPNFVGTVQSFANRFIANQACFELYGSYIRKNDDEMYLYEVEKFYRILNYNKNPPALKNKLFGIANRDFDGTSKEKENNILEFLKSCSFDLEGRKIKLGKTTKIAYTGVNQNYYVELENWKIALLSQGILSYKDSFDISKRYLKLENAQSIKSILQQRFKFVFIDEMQDLDQDQVNLIENVFFTQESDTVIQRIGDKNQAIYSNVSDSGDTIWKTRHEVSPKIYTENFSLNNSHRLTSIIANLVDGFVMDRDDGYKVIGISAHQQIPPYLLIYNDETDAEKLKSKFIALIKNYGLEENPKNTTRGFHIVAWTTDKEEDSDKWHLRKLFPEYSKESKQKKEDFDCLRKYVFLFDHNKKTFESIRKSLLNGIIRILRIENIYMDEESKKHFRKSSFIQRLKDNSEQTYHDFNQKLFDWCYSVVVNKNYEEIFIQYSNYVKNELCELFPNFSVSKSSNFINQEYDYVPICDLGDTEDSKDEIQIKLGSIHSVKGQTHCATMYLETDYHNSETVKLNVEIIKETRKRQQVLGNNPLFFQEQNFSHLNKARSNETLKMMYVGFSRPTDLLCFAVRKQNIENDIEKYKASGWHIEFISP encoded by the coding sequence ATGGAAATTAATCCTGATGACATTAGAAAGGCCGAAGAGGTTTTAATTGATGGAGATCAGTTTGATGAAGAAAGGAAGAAATTCATTAATTGTATGAACACCCTTGATTTGTTAGCGGTTCCGGGAAGTGGTAAAACGACTGCACTCTTAGCAAAATTATATTGTATAGCTCAACAGATGCCTCTTGAAAATGATGCAGGAATTCTTGTCTTAGCCCACACTAATCATGCTATTGAAGAAATTGAAAAGGTTTTAAAACCAATTTGTCCTCAGCTTTTTTCATATCCAAATTTTGTTGGAACCGTTCAAAGTTTTGCAAATAGATTTATTGCAAATCAAGCTTGTTTTGAACTTTATGGAAGTTACATTAGAAAAAATGATGATGAAATGTATCTGTATGAAGTTGAAAAATTTTACAGAATCTTAAATTATAACAAAAATCCACCAGCACTTAAAAATAAATTATTTGGTATAGCAAATAGAGACTTTGATGGAACATCTAAAGAAAAAGAAAATAATATTTTAGAATTTTTAAAGTCGTGTTCATTTGATTTAGAAGGTAGAAAAATAAAACTTGGGAAAACAACTAAAATAGCATATACTGGTGTTAATCAAAATTACTACGTAGAATTAGAGAATTGGAAGATAGCCTTATTGTCTCAAGGTATACTATCATATAAAGATAGTTTTGATATTTCGAAAAGATATCTTAAACTCGAAAATGCCCAGAGCATAAAATCTATTTTGCAGCAAAGATTCAAATTTGTTTTTATTGATGAAATGCAAGATTTGGATCAGGATCAAGTAAACCTAATCGAAAATGTTTTTTTTACACAAGAATCTGATACTGTAATTCAAAGAATTGGGGATAAAAATCAAGCAATTTATTCAAATGTCTCTGACTCAGGTGATACTATTTGGAAAACTAGGCATGAAGTATCACCGAAAATATATACAGAGAATTTTAGTCTGAATAACTCTCATAGACTAACCTCAATAATCGCTAATCTTGTAGATGGCTTTGTAATGGATAGAGATGACGGGTATAAAGTTATCGGCATATCAGCACATCAACAAATACCGCCATATTTATTAATCTATAACGATGAAACAGATGCGGAAAAATTAAAAAGTAAGTTTATTGCATTAATTAAGAATTACGGGCTGGAGGAAAATCCAAAAAATACCACGAGGGGTTTTCATATTGTTGCTTGGACAACAGATAAAGAGGAAGACTCAGATAAATGGCATTTAAGAAAATTATTTCCTGAATATTCTAAAGAAAGCAAACAGAAAAAAGAAGATTTTGACTGTTTAAGAAAATATGTCTTTTTGTTTGATCATAACAAAAAGACATTTGAATCAATCAGAAAATCTTTGCTAAATGGAATTATACGGATACTTCGGATTGAAAATATTTACATGGATGAAGAGAGTAAAAAACATTTTCGCAAATCAAGTTTTATTCAAAGGTTAAAAGATAATAGTGAACAAACTTATCATGATTTCAATCAAAAATTATTTGACTGGTGCTATTCTGTGGTAGTTAATAAAAATTATGAGGAGATATTTATTCAGTATTCCAATTATGTAAAAAATGAGTTGTGCGAATTGTTTCCCAATTTCTCGGTTTCAAAATCAAGTAATTTCATAAATCAAGAATATGATTATGTTCCTATATGTGACTTAGGTGACACCGAAGATTCTAAAGATGAAATTCAAATTAAATTAGGCTCTATTCATTCAGTTAAAGGTCAAACCCACTGTGCAACTATGTATTTAGAAACTGATTATCATAACAGTGAAACAGTGAAATTGAATGTTGAGATAATTAAAGAAACTAGAAAAAGACAACAAGTTTTAGGAAATAATCCATTGTTTTTTCAGGAACAGAATTTTTCTCATTTAAATAAAGCAAGATCAAATGAAACTTTAAAAATGATGTATGTAGGTTTTTCTAGACCTACAGATCTTTTATGTTTTGCTGTACGAAAACAAAATATTGAGAATGATATCGAAAAATATAAAGCCTCTGGTTGGCACATAGAATTTATCTCACCATAA
- a CDS encoding ATP-dependent nuclease, which produces MYISSLKLWNFRKYGSLTFDLENPDLIVPLNKGMNILIGENDSGKSAIIDAIKLVLKTHAYEWIKVEESDFFSVGNETSEVLRIEIEFSGITNREAAHFTEWCGSENEEVKIVDQIQIQRRPKLFLIYQVQIREGKIIPTDIRAGMDGHGNTLTAEAKEYLKCTYLKALRDADSELTAKKNSRLSQILKEHKEFKTKQTNGLHEFEELFDKTSHTIRDKFKEEGGGYNVNIKNVVDDFVSAFIGNDSQSSFDLGPTKISNILEKISLGIVDSNNLGLGTMNRLFMAAELLHLKKANWNGLKLCMIEELEAHLHPQAQLKIINRLKEEPDIQYILTTHSPNITSQADLEDIIICKNNNVYPLGQEHTKLNKESYKYLKRFLDVTKSNLFFSKGNIIVEGWSEEILLPVLARKIDIDLTKNEISIINVASIAYLHFAKIFLREDGEKMSVPISIVTDLDNRSDENGIFKPLHEESEKVKKKQGNLEILKTELNETGISLQIAKEWTLEWCLYKSCLSDLFKNAIANVHSGTDEFKKGEDDNFKVTFQEKFIKKLSKKEGTTPIDKVAVANELADLIEKDIVVTKDQIERDPYLLYIINAIKHVCGNGN; this is translated from the coding sequence ATGTACATATCTAGCCTAAAACTTTGGAATTTCCGGAAGTATGGATCTCTTACTTTTGATTTAGAAAATCCTGATTTAATTGTTCCTTTAAACAAAGGAATGAATATACTCATTGGAGAAAATGATTCAGGAAAATCTGCTATTATTGATGCAATTAAATTAGTTTTAAAAACACACGCATATGAATGGATAAAAGTTGAGGAAAGTGATTTTTTTAGTGTTGGAAATGAAACCTCAGAAGTATTGAGAATCGAAATTGAATTTTCCGGAATAACAAATCGAGAAGCTGCACATTTTACGGAATGGTGCGGTTCAGAAAATGAGGAAGTTAAAATAGTTGATCAAATACAGATTCAGCGAAGGCCCAAATTATTTCTGATTTATCAAGTTCAAATAAGAGAAGGTAAAATAATTCCTACAGATATTAGAGCGGGCATGGATGGACACGGTAACACCTTAACAGCTGAAGCAAAAGAGTATTTAAAGTGTACCTACTTAAAGGCTTTAAGGGATGCTGATAGTGAATTGACAGCTAAGAAAAATTCTCGATTATCTCAAATTTTAAAAGAGCATAAAGAATTCAAAACTAAGCAAACAAACGGTTTACATGAATTTGAAGAGTTATTTGACAAAACAAGTCATACCATCCGAGATAAATTTAAAGAAGAAGGAGGCGGTTATAATGTAAACATTAAAAACGTGGTTGACGATTTTGTGTCTGCTTTCATCGGTAATGACTCTCAATCTTCTTTTGATCTAGGTCCAACAAAAATAAGTAATATCCTAGAAAAAATATCTTTAGGTATAGTCGATTCCAATAATCTGGGCTTAGGTACAATGAATCGTTTATTTATGGCAGCGGAATTATTGCATCTTAAAAAAGCAAACTGGAACGGACTAAAGCTATGTATGATCGAGGAATTAGAAGCGCATCTACATCCTCAGGCTCAATTGAAAATAATAAACAGACTAAAAGAAGAGCCAGATATTCAGTATATCCTTACAACGCATAGTCCTAATATTACTTCCCAAGCTGACCTTGAAGACATTATTATCTGTAAAAATAATAACGTTTATCCCTTAGGTCAAGAACATACCAAACTCAATAAAGAGAGTTATAAATACTTAAAACGTTTTTTAGATGTTACAAAAAGTAATCTTTTCTTTTCTAAGGGTAATATAATTGTGGAAGGTTGGTCAGAAGAAATTTTACTTCCTGTGCTAGCAAGAAAAATTGACATTGATTTAACTAAAAATGAAATATCAATAATTAACGTTGCTTCTATAGCTTATCTACACTTTGCAAAAATTTTTCTCAGAGAGGATGGAGAGAAAATGAGTGTACCCATTTCGATTGTTACAGATTTAGATAACAGATCAGATGAAAACGGCATTTTTAAACCATTACATGAAGAAAGTGAGAAAGTTAAAAAGAAGCAGGGAAATCTCGAAATCTTAAAAACCGAATTGAACGAAACTGGTATTTCGTTGCAAATTGCTAAAGAGTGGACTTTAGAATGGTGTTTATATAAATCGTGTTTATCGGATCTGTTTAAAAATGCTATAGCCAACGTACACTCGGGAACAGATGAATTTAAAAAAGGTGAGGATGATAATTTTAAAGTAACATTTCAAGAAAAGTTTATTAAAAAACTATCCAAAAAAGAAGGAACTACACCAATAGATAAAGTTGCTGTTGCAAATGAACTAGCAGACTTAATTGAAAAAGATATTGTAGTAACAAAAGACCAAATAGAACGAGATCCATATCTATTGTATATAATTAATGCTATCAAACACGTTTGCGGAAATGGAAATTAA